Proteins encoded within one genomic window of Candidatus Syntrophocurvum alkaliphilum:
- a CDS encoding Mrp/NBP35 family ATP-binding protein: MSEKCNSCSISNSCKTEASECGVDTEKSLFGSLNNINNVIVVMSGKGGVGKSSVTGLLASSLAREGKKVGVLDADITGPSQPKAFGLNTHKLKASEYGIIPPVTKSEIKIISINFFLPQEDDPVIWRGPMLAGAVNQFWNEVDWRELDYMIVDLPPGTGDVPLTVMQSLPVSGIIIVSSPQELVLMVVKKTIKMAQKMNIPILGLVENMRYAICTHCDEKLEIFGKSQGEKIQTETGINFLGGIPWDVNLNKLVDEGKIEDYQSSDVKSIVDNILSKIS; the protein is encoded by the coding sequence ATGTCAGAAAAATGTAATAGCTGTAGTATAAGTAATTCTTGCAAAACTGAAGCATCAGAATGTGGTGTTGATACCGAAAAAAGTTTGTTTGGTTCACTTAATAATATTAATAATGTTATTGTAGTTATGAGTGGAAAGGGTGGAGTTGGAAAATCCTCAGTTACCGGACTATTGGCATCGAGTTTAGCTAGAGAAGGGAAAAAAGTAGGGGTATTAGATGCTGATATTACGGGACCAAGTCAACCAAAGGCATTTGGTTTAAATACTCACAAATTAAAGGCATCTGAGTATGGCATTATTCCACCAGTTACAAAATCTGAAATAAAGATTATTTCAATAAACTTCTTTTTACCTCAAGAAGATGATCCTGTTATATGGAGAGGACCAATGTTAGCAGGTGCAGTAAATCAGTTTTGGAATGAGGTGGATTGGAGAGAATTAGATTATATGATAGTTGACCTACCACCTGGAACAGGGGATGTACCATTAACTGTAATGCAATCTTTACCAGTATCGGGTATTATTATAGTTTCATCACCTCAAGAACTAGTGTTAATGGTAGTTAAGAAAACTATAAAAATGGCCCAAAAAATGAACATTCCTATCTTAGGATTAGTTGAAAATATGCGTTATGCTATATGTACACATTGTGATGAAAAATTAGAAATATTTGGCAAGAGTCAAGGGGAAAAAATTCAAACAGAAACAGGTATTAATTTCTTAGGTGGCATACCATGGGATGTTAATCTAAATAAACTAGTTGATGAAGGAAAAATAGAAGACTATCAATCTTCAGATGTAAAAAGCATTGTTGATAATATTTTAAGTAAAATCTCTTAA
- a CDS encoding YaiI/YqxD family protein has protein sequence MKILVDADACPVKNLIEEIAENYQLLVVLVCNSHHIINSNYSKVMIVDDKSQSADIAILNNTNKGDIVITNDYGLAAVALGKGAFTINFSGVQYDLKTIDYLLMQRYVKQKARQSGQKVSGPKKRSDKNNIKFKSKLIKLIEENVNIT, from the coding sequence ATGAAGATTTTAGTTGATGCTGATGCTTGTCCTGTAAAAAATTTAATAGAAGAAATAGCCGAAAATTATCAGTTATTGGTTGTATTAGTATGTAATTCACATCACATTATAAACAGCAATTACTCAAAAGTAATGATAGTTGATGACAAATCACAATCAGCAGATATAGCTATACTAAATAATACCAATAAAGGGGATATTGTTATAACTAATGATTATGGTCTTGCGGCTGTTGCTTTAGGTAAAGGTGCATTTACAATTAATTTTTCCGGAGTCCAATATGATTTAAAAACCATAGATTATTTATTAATGCAAAGATATGTTAAACAGAAGGCAAGACAGTCAGGTCAAAAAGTAAGTGGTCCTAAAAAAAGAAGCGATAAAAATAATATAAAATTTAAGTCTAAATTAATAAAGTTGATTGAGGAAAATGTTAATATTACTTGA
- a CDS encoding PPC domain-containing DNA-binding protein, which produces MQYTQGSMGRVFVIKFEHGDNLIEQLQLILNKEQITTGTLLMIGALKKSKMVVGPEECVVPPVVIPYIFEDGREIAAIGTIFPDENGNPVFHIHSSVGRQNDSIVGCLRDDTEVYLIVEAVIIEFLNIDAKKVFEEKYDLNMLKIDN; this is translated from the coding sequence ATGCAATATACTCAGGGTAGTATGGGAAGAGTCTTTGTGATCAAATTTGAACACGGTGATAACTTAATAGAACAATTACAATTAATATTAAATAAAGAACAAATAACTACAGGAACACTTTTAATGATTGGAGCTTTAAAAAAGAGTAAAATGGTAGTTGGGCCGGAAGAATGCGTTGTTCCTCCTGTTGTTATTCCATATATCTTTGAAGATGGAAGAGAAATAGCTGCTATTGGTACAATCTTTCCTGATGAAAATGGAAACCCAGTTTTTCATATTCATTCTTCAGTAGGACGACAAAACGATAGTATAGTAGGGTGCTTAAGAGACGATACAGAAGTGTACTTAATTGTAGAGGCAGTAATTATTGAATTTCTAAATATCGATGCAAAAAAAGTTTTTGAGGAAAAATATGATTTAAATATGTTGAAAATAGATAATTAA